A single Vidua chalybeata isolate OUT-0048 chromosome 20, bVidCha1 merged haplotype, whole genome shotgun sequence DNA region contains:
- the GIT1 gene encoding ARF GTPase-activating protein GIT1 isoform X2, with protein MSRKAPRAEVCADCSAPDPGWASINRGVLICDECCSVHRSLGRHISIVKHLRHSPWPATLLQMVHTLASNGANSIWEHSLLDPAQVQSGRRKANPQDKVHPTKSEFIRAKYQMLAFVHKLPCRDDDGVTAKDLSKQLHSSVRTGNLETCLRLLSLGAQANFFHPEKGTTPLHVAAKAGQILQAELLVVYGADPGAPDVNGRTPIDYARQAAQHELAERLVECQYELTDRLAFYLCGRKPDHKNGHYIIPQMADSLDLSELAKAAKKKLQALSNRLFEELAMDVYDEVDRRENDAVWLTTQNHSTLVTERSAVPFLPVNPEYSATRNQGRQKLARFNAREFATLLIDILGEAKRRQQGKSLLSPTDALDYSLRSQSDLDDQHDYDSVASDEDTDQELLRNASRNNRARSMDSSDLSDGPITLQEYLEVKKALAASEAKVQQLMKVNNSLSDELRRLQREIHKLQAENTQIRQQTGPAHPTPAPSERPEHGHPPGTAPPHRRDRQAFSMYEPGSALKPFGQPVEELVTRLQPFSPGEVEDEALYSMHIPASVYRIRKGPSASSVPFPPSSPLLSCPPDGARHMSKLDRHGSGTDSDYDNTQAGEVLISMEGKRYVELSKDEDFPHELDPLDGELDPGLPSTEDVILKTEQVTKNIQELLRAAQESKHDSFVPCSEKIHSAVTEMASLFPKKPALETVRSSLRLLNASAYRLQSECRKTVPPEPGATVDYQLLTQQVIQCAYDIAKAAKQLVTITTREKKQ; from the exons ACCCTGGCTGGGCGTCGATCAACCGCGGGGTGCTCATCTGCGACGAGTGCTGCAGCGTGCACCGCAGCCTGGGCCGCCACATCTCCATCGTCAAGCACCTGCGCCACAGCCCCTGGCCCGCCACCCTGCTccag ATGGTGCACACCTTGGCGAGCAACGGGGCCAACTCCATCTGGGAGCACTCGCTGCTGGATCCAGCGCAGGTGCAGAGCGGGCGCCGGAAGGCAAACCCCCAGGACAAAGTGCA ccccaccaagTCGGAGTTCATCCGTGCCAAGTACCAGATGCTGGCCTTCGTCCACAAGCTGCCCTGCCGGGATGACGACGGTGTCACTGCCAAGGACCTCAGCAAG CAACTGCACTCGAGCGTGCGGACGGGCAACCTGGAGACCTGCCTGCGCCTGCTCTCGCTGGGTGCCCAGGCCAACTTCTTCCACCCG GAGAAGGGCACCACACCACTACACGTGGCCGCCAAGGCCGGGCAgatcctgcaggcagagctgctggtggtcTACGGTGCCGACCCTGGGGCGCCCGATGTGAACGGCCGGACGCCCATTGACTATGCCAG GCAGGCAGCCCAGCACGAGCTGGCGGAGCGCCTGGTGGAGTGCCAGTACGAGCTGACCGACCGGCTGGCCTTCTACCTCTGCGGCAGGAAGCCGG ACCACAAGAATGGGCACTACATCATCCCGCAGATGGCTGACAG CCTGGACCTCTCTGAACTGGCCAAGGCAGCCAAGAAGAAGCTGCAGGCG ctcagcaacCGCCTCTTCGAGGAGCTGGCCATGGACGTGTACGACGAGGTGGACCGTCGGGAGAACGACGCGG TCTGGCTGACGACGCAGAACCACAGCACGCTGGTGACAGAGCGCAGCGCCGTCCCCTTCCTCCCTGTCAACCCCGAGTACTCGGCCACACGCAACCAG ggCCGGCAAAAACTGGCCAGGTTCAACGCCAGGGAGTTTGCCACTTTGCTCATCGACATCCTCGGGGAAGCCAAGCGCCGGCAGCAAGGGAAGAGTCTGCTCAGCCCCACAG acGCCCTCGACTACTCGCTGCGGAGCCAGAGTGACCTGGACGACCAGCACGACTACGACAGCGTCGCCTCTGACGAGGACACGGACCAGGAGCTGCTGCGCAACGCCTCCCGCAACAACCGCGCCAGG agcatgGACTCCTCCGACCTGTCAGATGGCCCCATCACGCTGCAGGAGTACCTGGAGGTGAAGAAGGCTCTGGCTGCCTCTGAGGCCAAGGTGCAGCAACTGATGAAGGTGAACAACAGCCTGAGCGATGAGCTGCGCCGGCTGCAGCGCGAG ATCCAcaagctgcaggcagagaacACGCAGATCCGGCAGCAGACTGGTCCTGCACATCCAACCCCGGCCCCCAGCGAGCGGCCAGAGCACGGGCACCCCCCGGGCACGGCCCCCCCGCACCGCCGGGACCGCCAGGCCTTCTCCATGTACGAGCCGGGCTCGGCGCTGAAACCCTTCGGGCAGCCGGTGGAGGAGCTGGTGACCCGGCTCCAGCCCTTCAGCCCCGGC GAGGTGGAGGACGAGGCTCTGTACTCCATGCACATCCCGGCCAGCGTGTACCGG ATCCGGAAAGGTCCATCTGCCTCCTCAGTGCCCTTCCCTCCATCCTCCCCGCTGCTCTCCTGCCCGCCTGATGGTGCCCGACACATG agCAAGCTGGACCGGCACGGGAGCGGCACTGACAGTGACTACGACAACACACAGGCTGGTGAGGTTCTGATCAG CATGGAGGGGAAGCGGTATGTGGAGCTGAGCAAGGATGAGGATTTCCCCCACGAGCTGGACCCGCTGGACGGGGAGCTGGACCCTGgcctgcccagcacagaggatGTCATCCTCAAAACTGAGCAGGTCACCAAGAacatccaggagctgctgcggGCAGCACAAGAGTCCAAGCATGATAG CTTTGTGCCCTGCTCAGAGAAGATCCACTCGGCTGTGACAGAGATGGCATCACTCTTCCCTAAG AAACCAGCACTGGAGACTGTGCGGAGCTCCCTGCGGCTGCTCAACGCCAGCGCCTACCGGCTGCAGAGCGAGTGCCGCAAGACTGTGCCCCCCGAGCCCGGCGCCACCGTGGACTACCAGCTCCTGACCCAGCAGGTCATCCAGTGTGCCTACGACATCGCCAAGGCCGCCAAGCAGCTGGTCACCATCACCACTCGTGAGAAGAAGCAGTGA
- the GIT1 gene encoding ARF GTPase-activating protein GIT1 isoform X4, translated as MSRKAPRAEVCADCSAPDPGWASINRGVLICDECCSVHRSLGRHISIVKHLRHSPWPATLLQMVHTLASNGANSIWEHSLLDPAQVQSGRRKANPQDKVHPTKSEFIRAKYQMLAFVHKLPCRDDDGVTAKDLSKQLHSSVRTGNLETCLRLLSLGAQANFFHPEKGTTPLHVAAKAGQILQAELLVVYGADPGAPDVNGRTPIDYARQAAQHELAERLVECQYELTDRLAFYLCGRKPDHKNGHYIIPQMADSLDLSELAKAAKKKLQALSNRLFEELAMDVYDEVDRRENDAVWLTTQNHSTLVTERSAVPFLPVNPEYSATRNQGRQKLARFNAREFATLLIDILGEAKRRQQGKSLLSPTDALDYSLRSQSDLDDQHDYDSVASDEDTDQELLRNASRNNRARSMDSSDLSDGPITLQEYLEVKKALAASEAKVQQLMKVNNSLSDELRRLQREIHKLQAENTQIRQQTGPAHPTPAPSERPEHGHPPGTAPPHRRDRQAFSMYEPGSALKPFGQPVEELVTRLQPFSPGIRKGPSASSVPFPPSSPLLSCPPDGARHMSKLDRHGSGTDSDYDNTQAGEVLISMEGKRYVELSKDEDFPHELDPLDGELDPGLPSTEDVILKTEQVTKNIQELLRAAQESKHDSFVPCSEKIHSAVTEMASLFPKKPALETVRSSLRLLNASAYRLQSECRKTVPPEPGATVDYQLLTQQVIQCAYDIAKAAKQLVTITTREKKQ; from the exons ACCCTGGCTGGGCGTCGATCAACCGCGGGGTGCTCATCTGCGACGAGTGCTGCAGCGTGCACCGCAGCCTGGGCCGCCACATCTCCATCGTCAAGCACCTGCGCCACAGCCCCTGGCCCGCCACCCTGCTccag ATGGTGCACACCTTGGCGAGCAACGGGGCCAACTCCATCTGGGAGCACTCGCTGCTGGATCCAGCGCAGGTGCAGAGCGGGCGCCGGAAGGCAAACCCCCAGGACAAAGTGCA ccccaccaagTCGGAGTTCATCCGTGCCAAGTACCAGATGCTGGCCTTCGTCCACAAGCTGCCCTGCCGGGATGACGACGGTGTCACTGCCAAGGACCTCAGCAAG CAACTGCACTCGAGCGTGCGGACGGGCAACCTGGAGACCTGCCTGCGCCTGCTCTCGCTGGGTGCCCAGGCCAACTTCTTCCACCCG GAGAAGGGCACCACACCACTACACGTGGCCGCCAAGGCCGGGCAgatcctgcaggcagagctgctggtggtcTACGGTGCCGACCCTGGGGCGCCCGATGTGAACGGCCGGACGCCCATTGACTATGCCAG GCAGGCAGCCCAGCACGAGCTGGCGGAGCGCCTGGTGGAGTGCCAGTACGAGCTGACCGACCGGCTGGCCTTCTACCTCTGCGGCAGGAAGCCGG ACCACAAGAATGGGCACTACATCATCCCGCAGATGGCTGACAG CCTGGACCTCTCTGAACTGGCCAAGGCAGCCAAGAAGAAGCTGCAGGCG ctcagcaacCGCCTCTTCGAGGAGCTGGCCATGGACGTGTACGACGAGGTGGACCGTCGGGAGAACGACGCGG TCTGGCTGACGACGCAGAACCACAGCACGCTGGTGACAGAGCGCAGCGCCGTCCCCTTCCTCCCTGTCAACCCCGAGTACTCGGCCACACGCAACCAG ggCCGGCAAAAACTGGCCAGGTTCAACGCCAGGGAGTTTGCCACTTTGCTCATCGACATCCTCGGGGAAGCCAAGCGCCGGCAGCAAGGGAAGAGTCTGCTCAGCCCCACAG acGCCCTCGACTACTCGCTGCGGAGCCAGAGTGACCTGGACGACCAGCACGACTACGACAGCGTCGCCTCTGACGAGGACACGGACCAGGAGCTGCTGCGCAACGCCTCCCGCAACAACCGCGCCAGG agcatgGACTCCTCCGACCTGTCAGATGGCCCCATCACGCTGCAGGAGTACCTGGAGGTGAAGAAGGCTCTGGCTGCCTCTGAGGCCAAGGTGCAGCAACTGATGAAGGTGAACAACAGCCTGAGCGATGAGCTGCGCCGGCTGCAGCGCGAG ATCCAcaagctgcaggcagagaacACGCAGATCCGGCAGCAGACTGGTCCTGCACATCCAACCCCGGCCCCCAGCGAGCGGCCAGAGCACGGGCACCCCCCGGGCACGGCCCCCCCGCACCGCCGGGACCGCCAGGCCTTCTCCATGTACGAGCCGGGCTCGGCGCTGAAACCCTTCGGGCAGCCGGTGGAGGAGCTGGTGACCCGGCTCCAGCCCTTCAGCCCCGGC ATCCGGAAAGGTCCATCTGCCTCCTCAGTGCCCTTCCCTCCATCCTCCCCGCTGCTCTCCTGCCCGCCTGATGGTGCCCGACACATG agCAAGCTGGACCGGCACGGGAGCGGCACTGACAGTGACTACGACAACACACAGGCTGGTGAGGTTCTGATCAG CATGGAGGGGAAGCGGTATGTGGAGCTGAGCAAGGATGAGGATTTCCCCCACGAGCTGGACCCGCTGGACGGGGAGCTGGACCCTGgcctgcccagcacagaggatGTCATCCTCAAAACTGAGCAGGTCACCAAGAacatccaggagctgctgcggGCAGCACAAGAGTCCAAGCATGATAG CTTTGTGCCCTGCTCAGAGAAGATCCACTCGGCTGTGACAGAGATGGCATCACTCTTCCCTAAG AAACCAGCACTGGAGACTGTGCGGAGCTCCCTGCGGCTGCTCAACGCCAGCGCCTACCGGCTGCAGAGCGAGTGCCGCAAGACTGTGCCCCCCGAGCCCGGCGCCACCGTGGACTACCAGCTCCTGACCCAGCAGGTCATCCAGTGTGCCTACGACATCGCCAAGGCCGCCAAGCAGCTGGTCACCATCACCACTCGTGAGAAGAAGCAGTGA
- the GIT1 gene encoding ARF GTPase-activating protein GIT1 isoform X3 encodes MSRKAPRAEVCADCSAPDPGWASINRGVLICDECCSVHRSLGRHISIVKHLRHSPWPATLLQMVHTLASNGANSIWEHSLLDPAQVQSGRRKANPQDKVHPTKSEFIRAKYQMLAFVHKLPCRDDDGVTAKDLSKQLHSSVRTGNLETCLRLLSLGAQANFFHPEKGTTPLHVAAKAGQILQAELLVVYGADPGAPDVNGRTPIDYARQAAQHELAERLVECQYELTDRLAFYLCGRKPDHKNGHYIIPQMADRVRPKCMAQSLDLSELAKAAKKKLQALSNRLFEELAMDVYDEVDRRENDAVWLTTQNHSTLVTERSAVPFLPVNPEYSATRNQGRQKLARFNAREFATLLIDILGEAKRRQQGKSLLSPTDALDYSLRSQSDLDDQHDYDSVASDEDTDQELLRNASRNNRARSMDSSDLSDGPITLQEYLEVKKALAASEAKVQQLMKVNNSLSDELRRLQREIHKLQAENTQIRQQTGPAHPTPAPSERPEHGHPPGTAPPHRRDRQAFSMYEPGSALKPFGQPVEELVTRLQPFSPGIRKGPSASSVPFPPSSPLLSCPPDGARHMSKLDRHGSGTDSDYDNTQAGEVLISMEGKRYVELSKDEDFPHELDPLDGELDPGLPSTEDVILKTEQVTKNIQELLRAAQESKHDSFVPCSEKIHSAVTEMASLFPKKPALETVRSSLRLLNASAYRLQSECRKTVPPEPGATVDYQLLTQQVIQCAYDIAKAAKQLVTITTREKKQ; translated from the exons ACCCTGGCTGGGCGTCGATCAACCGCGGGGTGCTCATCTGCGACGAGTGCTGCAGCGTGCACCGCAGCCTGGGCCGCCACATCTCCATCGTCAAGCACCTGCGCCACAGCCCCTGGCCCGCCACCCTGCTccag ATGGTGCACACCTTGGCGAGCAACGGGGCCAACTCCATCTGGGAGCACTCGCTGCTGGATCCAGCGCAGGTGCAGAGCGGGCGCCGGAAGGCAAACCCCCAGGACAAAGTGCA ccccaccaagTCGGAGTTCATCCGTGCCAAGTACCAGATGCTGGCCTTCGTCCACAAGCTGCCCTGCCGGGATGACGACGGTGTCACTGCCAAGGACCTCAGCAAG CAACTGCACTCGAGCGTGCGGACGGGCAACCTGGAGACCTGCCTGCGCCTGCTCTCGCTGGGTGCCCAGGCCAACTTCTTCCACCCG GAGAAGGGCACCACACCACTACACGTGGCCGCCAAGGCCGGGCAgatcctgcaggcagagctgctggtggtcTACGGTGCCGACCCTGGGGCGCCCGATGTGAACGGCCGGACGCCCATTGACTATGCCAG GCAGGCAGCCCAGCACGAGCTGGCGGAGCGCCTGGTGGAGTGCCAGTACGAGCTGACCGACCGGCTGGCCTTCTACCTCTGCGGCAGGAAGCCGG ACCACAAGAATGGGCACTACATCATCCCGCAGATGGCTGACAG GGTGCGCCCAAAGTGCATGGCACAGAG CCTGGACCTCTCTGAACTGGCCAAGGCAGCCAAGAAGAAGCTGCAGGCG ctcagcaacCGCCTCTTCGAGGAGCTGGCCATGGACGTGTACGACGAGGTGGACCGTCGGGAGAACGACGCGG TCTGGCTGACGACGCAGAACCACAGCACGCTGGTGACAGAGCGCAGCGCCGTCCCCTTCCTCCCTGTCAACCCCGAGTACTCGGCCACACGCAACCAG ggCCGGCAAAAACTGGCCAGGTTCAACGCCAGGGAGTTTGCCACTTTGCTCATCGACATCCTCGGGGAAGCCAAGCGCCGGCAGCAAGGGAAGAGTCTGCTCAGCCCCACAG acGCCCTCGACTACTCGCTGCGGAGCCAGAGTGACCTGGACGACCAGCACGACTACGACAGCGTCGCCTCTGACGAGGACACGGACCAGGAGCTGCTGCGCAACGCCTCCCGCAACAACCGCGCCAGG agcatgGACTCCTCCGACCTGTCAGATGGCCCCATCACGCTGCAGGAGTACCTGGAGGTGAAGAAGGCTCTGGCTGCCTCTGAGGCCAAGGTGCAGCAACTGATGAAGGTGAACAACAGCCTGAGCGATGAGCTGCGCCGGCTGCAGCGCGAG ATCCAcaagctgcaggcagagaacACGCAGATCCGGCAGCAGACTGGTCCTGCACATCCAACCCCGGCCCCCAGCGAGCGGCCAGAGCACGGGCACCCCCCGGGCACGGCCCCCCCGCACCGCCGGGACCGCCAGGCCTTCTCCATGTACGAGCCGGGCTCGGCGCTGAAACCCTTCGGGCAGCCGGTGGAGGAGCTGGTGACCCGGCTCCAGCCCTTCAGCCCCGGC ATCCGGAAAGGTCCATCTGCCTCCTCAGTGCCCTTCCCTCCATCCTCCCCGCTGCTCTCCTGCCCGCCTGATGGTGCCCGACACATG agCAAGCTGGACCGGCACGGGAGCGGCACTGACAGTGACTACGACAACACACAGGCTGGTGAGGTTCTGATCAG CATGGAGGGGAAGCGGTATGTGGAGCTGAGCAAGGATGAGGATTTCCCCCACGAGCTGGACCCGCTGGACGGGGAGCTGGACCCTGgcctgcccagcacagaggatGTCATCCTCAAAACTGAGCAGGTCACCAAGAacatccaggagctgctgcggGCAGCACAAGAGTCCAAGCATGATAG CTTTGTGCCCTGCTCAGAGAAGATCCACTCGGCTGTGACAGAGATGGCATCACTCTTCCCTAAG AAACCAGCACTGGAGACTGTGCGGAGCTCCCTGCGGCTGCTCAACGCCAGCGCCTACCGGCTGCAGAGCGAGTGCCGCAAGACTGTGCCCCCCGAGCCCGGCGCCACCGTGGACTACCAGCTCCTGACCCAGCAGGTCATCCAGTGTGCCTACGACATCGCCAAGGCCGCCAAGCAGCTGGTCACCATCACCACTCGTGAGAAGAAGCAGTGA
- the GIT1 gene encoding ARF GTPase-activating protein GIT1 isoform X1 — translation MSRKAPRAEVCADCSAPDPGWASINRGVLICDECCSVHRSLGRHISIVKHLRHSPWPATLLQMVHTLASNGANSIWEHSLLDPAQVQSGRRKANPQDKVHPTKSEFIRAKYQMLAFVHKLPCRDDDGVTAKDLSKQLHSSVRTGNLETCLRLLSLGAQANFFHPEKGTTPLHVAAKAGQILQAELLVVYGADPGAPDVNGRTPIDYARQAAQHELAERLVECQYELTDRLAFYLCGRKPDHKNGHYIIPQMADRVRPKCMAQSLDLSELAKAAKKKLQALSNRLFEELAMDVYDEVDRRENDAVWLTTQNHSTLVTERSAVPFLPVNPEYSATRNQGRQKLARFNAREFATLLIDILGEAKRRQQGKSLLSPTDALDYSLRSQSDLDDQHDYDSVASDEDTDQELLRNASRNNRARSMDSSDLSDGPITLQEYLEVKKALAASEAKVQQLMKVNNSLSDELRRLQREIHKLQAENTQIRQQTGPAHPTPAPSERPEHGHPPGTAPPHRRDRQAFSMYEPGSALKPFGQPVEELVTRLQPFSPGEVEDEALYSMHIPASVYRIRKGPSASSVPFPPSSPLLSCPPDGARHMSKLDRHGSGTDSDYDNTQAGEVLISMEGKRYVELSKDEDFPHELDPLDGELDPGLPSTEDVILKTEQVTKNIQELLRAAQESKHDSFVPCSEKIHSAVTEMASLFPKKPALETVRSSLRLLNASAYRLQSECRKTVPPEPGATVDYQLLTQQVIQCAYDIAKAAKQLVTITTREKKQ, via the exons ACCCTGGCTGGGCGTCGATCAACCGCGGGGTGCTCATCTGCGACGAGTGCTGCAGCGTGCACCGCAGCCTGGGCCGCCACATCTCCATCGTCAAGCACCTGCGCCACAGCCCCTGGCCCGCCACCCTGCTccag ATGGTGCACACCTTGGCGAGCAACGGGGCCAACTCCATCTGGGAGCACTCGCTGCTGGATCCAGCGCAGGTGCAGAGCGGGCGCCGGAAGGCAAACCCCCAGGACAAAGTGCA ccccaccaagTCGGAGTTCATCCGTGCCAAGTACCAGATGCTGGCCTTCGTCCACAAGCTGCCCTGCCGGGATGACGACGGTGTCACTGCCAAGGACCTCAGCAAG CAACTGCACTCGAGCGTGCGGACGGGCAACCTGGAGACCTGCCTGCGCCTGCTCTCGCTGGGTGCCCAGGCCAACTTCTTCCACCCG GAGAAGGGCACCACACCACTACACGTGGCCGCCAAGGCCGGGCAgatcctgcaggcagagctgctggtggtcTACGGTGCCGACCCTGGGGCGCCCGATGTGAACGGCCGGACGCCCATTGACTATGCCAG GCAGGCAGCCCAGCACGAGCTGGCGGAGCGCCTGGTGGAGTGCCAGTACGAGCTGACCGACCGGCTGGCCTTCTACCTCTGCGGCAGGAAGCCGG ACCACAAGAATGGGCACTACATCATCCCGCAGATGGCTGACAG GGTGCGCCCAAAGTGCATGGCACAGAG CCTGGACCTCTCTGAACTGGCCAAGGCAGCCAAGAAGAAGCTGCAGGCG ctcagcaacCGCCTCTTCGAGGAGCTGGCCATGGACGTGTACGACGAGGTGGACCGTCGGGAGAACGACGCGG TCTGGCTGACGACGCAGAACCACAGCACGCTGGTGACAGAGCGCAGCGCCGTCCCCTTCCTCCCTGTCAACCCCGAGTACTCGGCCACACGCAACCAG ggCCGGCAAAAACTGGCCAGGTTCAACGCCAGGGAGTTTGCCACTTTGCTCATCGACATCCTCGGGGAAGCCAAGCGCCGGCAGCAAGGGAAGAGTCTGCTCAGCCCCACAG acGCCCTCGACTACTCGCTGCGGAGCCAGAGTGACCTGGACGACCAGCACGACTACGACAGCGTCGCCTCTGACGAGGACACGGACCAGGAGCTGCTGCGCAACGCCTCCCGCAACAACCGCGCCAGG agcatgGACTCCTCCGACCTGTCAGATGGCCCCATCACGCTGCAGGAGTACCTGGAGGTGAAGAAGGCTCTGGCTGCCTCTGAGGCCAAGGTGCAGCAACTGATGAAGGTGAACAACAGCCTGAGCGATGAGCTGCGCCGGCTGCAGCGCGAG ATCCAcaagctgcaggcagagaacACGCAGATCCGGCAGCAGACTGGTCCTGCACATCCAACCCCGGCCCCCAGCGAGCGGCCAGAGCACGGGCACCCCCCGGGCACGGCCCCCCCGCACCGCCGGGACCGCCAGGCCTTCTCCATGTACGAGCCGGGCTCGGCGCTGAAACCCTTCGGGCAGCCGGTGGAGGAGCTGGTGACCCGGCTCCAGCCCTTCAGCCCCGGC GAGGTGGAGGACGAGGCTCTGTACTCCATGCACATCCCGGCCAGCGTGTACCGG ATCCGGAAAGGTCCATCTGCCTCCTCAGTGCCCTTCCCTCCATCCTCCCCGCTGCTCTCCTGCCCGCCTGATGGTGCCCGACACATG agCAAGCTGGACCGGCACGGGAGCGGCACTGACAGTGACTACGACAACACACAGGCTGGTGAGGTTCTGATCAG CATGGAGGGGAAGCGGTATGTGGAGCTGAGCAAGGATGAGGATTTCCCCCACGAGCTGGACCCGCTGGACGGGGAGCTGGACCCTGgcctgcccagcacagaggatGTCATCCTCAAAACTGAGCAGGTCACCAAGAacatccaggagctgctgcggGCAGCACAAGAGTCCAAGCATGATAG CTTTGTGCCCTGCTCAGAGAAGATCCACTCGGCTGTGACAGAGATGGCATCACTCTTCCCTAAG AAACCAGCACTGGAGACTGTGCGGAGCTCCCTGCGGCTGCTCAACGCCAGCGCCTACCGGCTGCAGAGCGAGTGCCGCAAGACTGTGCCCCCCGAGCCCGGCGCCACCGTGGACTACCAGCTCCTGACCCAGCAGGTCATCCAGTGTGCCTACGACATCGCCAAGGCCGCCAAGCAGCTGGTCACCATCACCACTCGTGAGAAGAAGCAGTGA